A genomic window from Antedon mediterranea chromosome 4, ecAntMedi1.1, whole genome shotgun sequence includes:
- the LOC140046608 gene encoding uncharacterized protein, whose product MPDKELLKDQVVLIPDSLVKVLTRFVTVVPSKPVTFRKAYRQLDKGILEEDLLRNFFEECKVDVDVLKKFELLVELMIQLGFICEMKTTSSPDVASTSTGSITKRSFFVPLRLAFKTSSEVKQEPDDSQSISIYYDFEGYLPDVLFPYVIVECLNKFQLEGFEPKLSCNHCKLYLDQFHHVTVSLVQFTTKEDKQKFLLKMTVKRTNSFKQTNDEKCEPSSEACQKVLSTVEKTFKQSKDGGRRGIPFKRCIPCDCSLTSEKKHFQILPNFQYERLPCNEDDKILNTNVERYKLLFGGNSSDKIHY is encoded by the exons ATGCCTGACAAGGAATTATTAAAAGATCAGGTGGTGTTAATTCCCGATAGCTTGGTTAAAGTTTTAACCAGATTTGTAACTGTGGTTCCATCAAAA CCGGTCACGTTTAGAAAGGCTTATCGTCAGCTTGACAAGGGCATACTGGAGGAAGACTTATTGCGAAACTTTTTTGAAGAGTGTAAAGTAGATGTAGATGTATTAAAGAAATTTGAGTTACTTGTAGAACTGATGATTCAATTAGGTTTCATTTGTGAGATGAAGACAACCAGCAGCCCAGATGTGGCAAGTACATCTACA GGTTCCATTACAAAGCGGTCATTTTTTGTGCCACTACGCCTTGCTTTCAAAACATCAAGTGAAGTAAAACAGGAGCCAGATGATTCACAATCTATCAGTATCTATTATGACTTTGAGGGATATCTGCCAGATGTACTGTTTCCATATGTCATTGTGGAATGTCTTAACAAATTTCAATTGGAAGGTTTTGAGCCAAAATTGTCATGTAATCATTGTAAACTTTACCTTGACCAATTTCATCATGTGACCGTATCTCTTGTCCAATTCACAACTAAGGAGGATAAGCAAAAGTTCTTGTTAAAG ATGACTGTTAAAAGAACAAATtcttttaaacaaacaaatgatgAAAAATGTGAACCATCCTCTGAAGCATGTCAAAAG gtgTTGTCAACAGTTGAGAAGACATTTAAACAATCTAAAGATGGTGGTAGAAGAGGAATTCCATTCAAGAGATGCATTCCTTGTGATTGTAGTCTTACATCAGAAAAGAAGCATTTTCAAATTCTTCCTAATTTCCAGTACGAAAGGTTGCCATGTAATGAAGATGACAAGATTTTAAACACAAATGTTGAACGTTACAAGCTACTATTTGGAGGTAATAGCAGTGACAAAattcattattga